tattaattaTAGTTATAGAAATGTCCAACACACAAGTCAACATGGAAGATGAGCCCGATTGTGGCTCAGATGCTGATGTGATGTCCGATGATGGACTTTACATTCCTGGAATTTCAGCAACAGAACCTGCTGGCACAACAACCGTTGAAATAGATGTTaccaagaggaaaagaaggagtaTTGTTTGGGAGGAGTTTGAAATTCTTGAGGGGAAGGGTTTTAGTGATGGGAAGGAACGAGCGAAATGCAATAGGTGTAGGCAAATCTATAAGGCTGATAGTACTGCTAATGGAACTAGAACCCTTAGGAGACATATTTTACATTGCCCAAAACGGAAAAACAAAGGACCAACCCAAATGACTCTGGGTGTTAATGATGGGAAATTAATGTTAAGAGATAAAAAGTTTGACCAAGTCTGGGTGCGTGATAAGGTCACGAGGCTTATTGTGAGACATGAGTTACCTTTAATCTTTGTTGAGTATGAGGAGTTTAGGGAATTAATCACATACATTTTTCCTGACTACACCCATATTACCCGCAACACACAAATGGCGGAGATTTTGAAGTTTTACAATTTGGAGTCCAGTAGAATCCATAATCTACTCAAGTCATTTAATTGGAAGATTTCTTTGACAAGTGATCTATGGACATCCATCACCAATGATGGATACTTATCTTTGACTGGCCATTATATTGATAAGGATTGGGTGTTGCATAAGAAATTATTGAAGTTTTGCATTATGCCTCCTCCACATACTGGCATCAATATTTGTGAAATGGTTTCAAAGATCTTGTCTGAGTGGGGTATTGATCGAAAATTGTTTTCAATTACTTTGGATAATGCTACTTCTAATTTCAGCTTTGTTGAGTTGTTGAAGAGAAATCTGAATTTGAAGAATGCTCTTTTATGTAAAGGAGAATTCTTTCATAATAGGTGTTGTGCTCATATTCTCAATCTCATTGTACAAGATGGACTAAAGAACATAGACGAGTCTGTGGCATTGATTCGATCTAGTATAGCCTATGTGAAAAGATCACAAGcaaggaaaatgaaattcttAGATATTTGTAAGCAATTGTCATTACCAAGTAGTAAGGGGTTGCATGGAGATGTCACCACAAGGTGGAACTCAACTTATATCATGCTTAATTCTGCTTTATTTTATCGGAAAGCATTTGAGAACCTTGGACTAGTGGGGGACAATTATAAAACTTGTCCAGATTCTGATCAATGGTTAAAGATTGAAAAATTGATGGGTTTTTTGCATCCCTTCTATGAAATCACTGTTTTGCTTTCAGGTTCTAAGTATCCTACATCAAATTTGTATTTTGAGAATGTTTGGGAGATTCACAAAAGTTTGTTAGAAGAGGTATCACATGGGCTTAGTTTTATGAGGCCAATGGcaattgaaatgaaaaagaaatttgacaaATATTGGAGGAACTATAGTCCAATTTGGGCCATTGCCTTGATGTTCGATCCTCGCTACAAGCTTAGTTTTGTGACTTGGGCATTTGCTAAGCTTGCTCCTTTGGACCCAACTGGAATTGATATGGGAAACAATGTGAAATCTGCTTTGTATCAGCTTTTTAATGAATACAAGAGTATGAATGCAAGTGATTATGAGATTCCAATACTATTCACTCGTCCTGGGAAATCTAGAACCAGAACTGTAAGTAAATTTTACATTTCttgtaattttgatttatttttgaaGTTGCAAGTTTCCATATTCATTGCTAATCTTATTAATgactcatatttttcaatttctaTAGGAATTTATGCAATCTGTGATTACTAAGGCAGATaatggaactaaatctcagcTAGATGTGTATCTAGATGAACCCAAGATTCTATTCAGTGATCATGATGATGAGTATGATGTGTTGGCTTTTTGGAAGGCGAATGGGTCAAGGTATCCAGATGTGGCTCGGATGGCTCGTGATATCTTAGCTTATACCAGTTTCAACGGTTGCATCCGAGTCGACTTTTAACGCTGGGGTCGTGTTATTGACAAATATCGGAGCAAACTACTACCTACCAACGCTGAAGCACTGATATGTCTTCGAGACTGGATGTTTGATATAGATTTCAGATGTAATTTTTCAATTTCCATTaagttatttttcatttttgcttaCTTTAGTTGCTAAATTACTATCTTATATTCTTATGTATGTAGCTGAACCTGTTAATGATCCCGTTGATGTGGACAATGCGCTAGGAAATGTGCTTGGACGGTTGCAGATTGAAAGGGAGACCGGAGACTGGTGAGCCTTCAGGTTATAATAGATAGAGATGGATTTGCTCGAGCCTGTTGAAAAGGTAGTTTGCATTTGCAcacatttctttatttattatttgattCTTAAGAAAATATAACAATTGTTGATCTTTGgagttaaatatatatattttttttattcttgtgtGTGCAGGACATGTTATTTCACTTttggtctcaactctcaagtctTATGTTGTGTTATCGTTCTTGAGGAATGAAGAACATAATTATTTTAAGGGAACATTAATTCTTAATGTTGAACTTTTAAGACTTTTAAGTGGATGTTCAATGTTGTATGGACTTTTACGTAAATGTTGCATGAATTTTTAAATGTTGAACTTTTAAAACTTTTAAGTGGATGTTCAATGTTGTATGGACTTTTAAGTATATGTTGCATGAATTTTTAAGTAAATGTTGTATGGACTTTTAAGTGGGTCACATCTTGTAATTGCATTTGAAAATCTTCTTGGGTTCCACTTCCATATGATATGAACTTTTATCTAATGTTCAAATGTTGTTCTtctaagagaaagaaaagaaaaataaacactaATCGGATCTTAGTAGtcatataaaaccggtaccaaaccgaatccaaaccgttgtcataaaccgaaaccggcacgaaaccaaaccgcaccgaaatcgAAACCGCACCAaaaccgaacatttcttaatggtttggtttcggtttgtataaaagtcacaccgaaaccgaaaaacccgaaccggcccgttgacacccctaacatAGATGATTGATCAACGCTATTAACTCTCAAAATGTCTAGTCACAATAGAAAATTGTGGTTTAGTTTCACCATCCTTTTACATGTAAGTTACAAACAAAGATGTCAAGCTAAGGGATTTAGGAACCATGAGGAACGCTCAGAGTAAGCATCGCTCGCAATCCCTATAGACTAAACGATATTTACACTACCTCCCATCTATAATGTGTGCCTACTGGTCAGGacccaaaagagagagaagaaaggtcCTATAATAGCCCGAAGTGTCGGAGTGAATTGCGTCGAACAATGTCTTTCCATGTTTCTTCTGGTACTCTGCCTTTATACACTCCATATCAATCTCAGTCCTTGTCACAACTATCCTTGTTAGTGTCTTTTCATCTGTTCCCAAGCCTTTCATTGCCTTATACAAAACCTGCAATGTTTCAGGGCACAAAAGCCATTCTCATGTCGGCTAACATACAACTATATAAAAGGATAGTAAAACAAAATTCTACAAAGgttcaaaaataagaaaattttccCTGGTATCATGTGAAACACTTAGCCGTCTAGGGATGAAACTCAGACATCAATTATCAACAAAGGGTCTTGCAGGAAAGAAAAACTGAGGCAAGATACCTTTGCGAAATACTTGGAAGGATTCTCTGCACATCGAAGGATTGTCAAAAGGGCAATCTGAAAATTTCCagatgtttccttctttattgCCTGCAACAGACCAAACCTGTTTAATAATCACAATTAGTACATCAAATGGTTACAGTTATGGATATTTACCCGTTTCAGGGAGTTCCCATACATGCTATGGTACATCAGATTAGTAGCAGCCAACTGTGGTCTACTCCGTTCACTGAAAATTTGGATGAAGGGCTTTTTATCCGTTCCCCATTCCTTCTCTCCAGCATCAAAAAGACCCGCAGCGTCCTTCTCTGCCAACATTTGATCAACTTCTGGACCTTCATAGCGCGTCTTCGTTATATATGCATGCAGTAGCTGCAGAATAGTAATTTACATCAATGGCTTTTAAGAAATTATCACTCTCATTTTCTTACCAAATTTCTAGAGAAAAAACAGTGACAAATCTCGACAGGATGCAATTTGGCTATGTCCTCTGTAGTTTATTTGGAAGTTAAACAGGAAGAAGGAATGGGGCACCACACAGCCATTCTGGAAAAATGATAGACAATCCCAGTATTTCTGCAGAGATCAGATGATACACGACCAAAATAACTAAACTGTTTGCTCAGGGAGTCCCCAGGCAAATTCATTGAATATTTAAGTACTCTTTACACTTCATGAGTGTATGTAATCCATTTGCCACTGTAGGGATGGCTTCTTGGATTTATATCAAATCATTTAAACCAGTAAGCTTAAAGTGACCTGGCAACATTATGAAGCATAGTAAAACTTCATTCAGATCAATTTCAAGGAAAGAAAACACTAAGCatctatttatatattttttcttgattttatcTTCTCTGCAAAGtcgtttttttctcttttcctatgAAAGATTACAGTTAATGACTCTGAACGATGGAAGAACTTTTAAGTAT
The sequence above is a segment of the Telopea speciosissima isolate NSW1024214 ecotype Mountain lineage chromosome 7, Tspe_v1, whole genome shotgun sequence genome. Coding sequences within it:
- the LOC122666859 gene encoding annexin D5-like; the protein is MSTLTVPAESPSPLEDANKLHQAFKGFCCDKGEVISVLAHRDATQRALIQQEYKTTYTEDLMERLSADLSGDFKKAVLLWMHDPAVRDATILREALSGFIDMQAVIEVICSRAPSQIQQLKQVYHSKFCDLEQDIESKAPGVLKELLHAYITKTRYEGPEVDQMLAEKDAAGLFDAGEKEWGTDKKPFIQIFSERSRPQLAATNLMYHSMYGNSLKRAIKKETSGNFQIALLTILRCAENPSKYFAKVLYKAMKGLGTDEKTLTRIVVTRTEIDMECIKAEYQKKHGKTLFDAIHSDTSGYYRTFLLSLLGPDQ
- the LOC122668604 gene encoding zinc finger BED domain-containing protein RICESLEEPER 2-like; protein product: MSNTQVNMEDEPDCGSDADVMSDDGLYIPGISATEPAGTTTVEIDVTKRKRRSIVWEEFEILEGKGFSDGKERAKCNRCRQIYKADSTANGTRTLRRHILHCPKRKNKGPTQMTLGVNDGKLMLRDKKFDQVWVRDKVTRLIVRHELPLIFVEYEEFRELITYIFPDYTHITRNTQMAEILKFYNLESSRIHNLLKSFNWKISLTSDLWTSITNDGYLSLTGHYIDKDWVLHKKLLKFCIMPPPHTGINICEMVSKILSEWGIDRKLFSITLDNATSNFSFVELLKRNLNLKNALLCKGEFFHNRCCAHILNLIVQDGLKNIDESVALIRSSIAYVKRSQARKMKFLDICKQLSLPSSKGLHGDVTTRWNSTYIMLNSALFYRKAFENLGLVGDNYKTCPDSDQWLKIEKLMGFLHPFYEITVLLSGSKYPTSNLYFENVWEIHKSLLEEVSHGLSFMRPMAIEMKKKFDKYWRNYSPIWAIALMFDPRYKLSFVTWAFAKLAPLDPTGIDMGNNVKSALYQLFNEYKSMNASDYEIPILFTRPGKSRTRTEFMQSVITKADNGTKSQLDVYLDEPKILFSDHDDEYDVLAFWKANGSRYPDVARMARDILAYTSFNAEPVNDPVDVDNALGNVLGRLQIERETGDWTCYFTFGLNSQVLCCVIVLEE